The Ciconia boyciana chromosome 22, ASM3463844v1, whole genome shotgun sequence genome has a window encoding:
- the LOC140662525 gene encoding keratin, type I cytoskeletal 19-like — protein MSCGSKQTSKSCLRGSSGGSASSGGGGGGSKYSSASCRRITSRTSGGGRISGSSCGGGSSRSSYGGGASGGSYGKIRRSSYGGGMSGSSCGGGMSGGYYGGGMSGGGYGRGMGCGSMGVGFGSGGSGFGGGYGGSFGGGGGSFGSGGFRGGNVGILSNDEKLTMQSLNERLASYLATVRNLEMENAQLEQLIREWYQKQGPTGTKDYSHYYRKIEDLQNQLVTAAVETNRVLLDLDNTRMTAEDFRIKYETECVLRQNVEADINSLRPLLDNLALSRSDLEMQFESLKEEMIDLKKNHEEEMKSLQTQSSGDVNVEVNAAPGEDLLKKLNDMRQEYENIIQKNREEVERWYESKMEEVSQQVHSSGQEVESSNQQISVLRRDYQSLEIELQSQLSMAQSLQSNLEDTERRYNMQLQQIQSMIVPLEEELASIRCEMESQNEEYKMLLGIKTRLEQEIAQYRALLEEGQHDIGISQGGAGGGSSGGGGHGGTSWSSGRGSSGGGISWSSGGGRIGGSYGRTSSSGGGGGGSRGGTGSGACGKTSGGGGGSGGGGGGKSCLSHSSSSQSHSGNSCESQGGAENLKLCLEGNKTLERGATMEEVSEAIKTMRSGSFRKSEK, from the exons ATGAGCTGTGGCTCCAAACAGACCTCTAAAAGCTGCCTGCGAGGGAGCAGTGGTGGCAGTGCtagcagtggtggtggtggaggaggcAGTAAGtattcctctgcctcctgcagaaGAATCACTTCCAGGACAAGTGGTGGCGGCAGGATTTCTGGCAGCAGTTGTGGCGGAGGAAGTTCCAGGAGCAGCTATGGTGGGGGAGCTAGCGGTGGTAGTTATGGAAAGATCAGGCGCAGTAGTTATGGAGGAGGAATGAGCGGCAGTAGCTGTGGAGGAGGAATGAGTGGTGGTTATTATGGAGGGGGAATGAGCGGTGGCGGTTATGGACGGGGAATGGGCTGTGGCAGCATGGGAGTAGGCTTTGGATCCGGTGGGAGTGGGTTTGGTGGTGGTTATGGAGGAAGCTTtggtggaggtggtggcagCTTTGGCAGTGGTGGCTTTCGTGGAGGGAATGTGGGAATTCTCTCCAACGACGAAAAGCTGACCATGCAGAGCCTTAATGAACGCCTGGCTTCTTACCTGGCTACGGTCAGaaatttggaaatggaaaatgctcAGCTTGAACAATTAATCAGGGAGTGGTACCAGAAGCAAGGTCCTACTGGTACAAAGGACTACAGCCACTATTACAGAAAAATTGAAGACCTTCAAAATCAG CTTGTGACTGCGGCTGTGGAAACCAACAGGGTACTTTTGGACCTGGATAACACAAGGATGACTGCAGAAGACTTCAGGataaa GTACGAGACGGAATGTGTTCTCCGGCAGAATGTGGAGGCTGACATTAATAGCTTGCGACCCTTGTTGGATAATCTGGCTCTGAGCAGGTCTGACCTGGAAATGCAATTTGAGTCTCTAAAGGAGGAGATGATTGACCTCAAGAAGAACCATGAGGAG GAAATGAAATCACTGCAAACACAGTCCAGTGGTGATGTGAATGTGGAGGTGAATGCTGCTCCAGGAGAGGATCTGCTGAAAAAACTGAATGATATGAgacaagaatatgaaaatattattcagaaaaaCCGTGAAGAGGTTGAAAGGTGGTATGAAAGCAAG atggaGGAAGTGAGTCAACAAGTCCACTCCAGCGGCCAGGAAGTGGAATCAAGCAACCAACAGATCTCTGTGCTGAGACGTGACTATCAGAGCCTGGAAATTGAGCTGCAGTCGCAACTCAGCATG GCACAGTCTTTGCAATCTAACTTGGAAGACACAGAACGTCGCTATAAcatgcagctgcagcagatccAGAGTATGATCGTCCCCTTGGAGGAGGAGCTGGCCAGCATCCGCTGTGAGATGGAGAGTCAGAATGAAGAGTACAAGATGCTCCTGGGCATCAAGACCCGCCTGGAACAGGAGATTGCTCAGTACCGGGCACTGCTTGAGGAAGGGCAGCATGATATTGG CATCTCACAGGGAGGAGCTGGTGGTGGAtcttcaggaggaggaggtcatGGAGGAACTAGTTGGTCTTCTGGAAGAGGAAGTAGTGGAGGAGGAATTAGCTGGTCCTCAGGTGGAGGAAGAATTGGAGGATCCTACGGAAGAACCTCCTCTTCcggaggtggaggaggagggagcagaggaggaacaggaagTGGAGCCTGTGGTAAAACTTCAGGTGGCGGAGGTGGCagtggtggaggaggagggggcaaATCCTGCCTCTCCCACTCTTCATCTTCCCAGTCCCACTCTGGCAACTCTTGTGAAAGCCAAG GCGGTGCTGAAAACCTGAAGCTCTGCCTGGAAGGGAATAAAACATTGGAGAGAGGAGCAACAATGGAGGAAGTGTCCGAAGCCATAAAAACAATGAGATCAG GGAGTTTTAGAAAGTCTGAGAAGTGA